Proteins from one Leptospira wolffii serovar Khorat str. Khorat-H2 genomic window:
- a CDS encoding sensor histidine kinase, whose translation MRILTVRICILALALFFGSFCTPSPRKAPMQNGVMDWDQAKNGRGCYRLAGDWKFAWLGETPDRGLPGNPEKFILQTAPGSWIGVDWFGTSLPKYGKALYRVELHSKDPVESLHLVSYDQGTNYRILFNGVPITEVGKVGDPSPDSLALLTSYTILPAWQGNAVLDFEISNYYYRKGGLWKPPILGLPDCVNRYYMDRRDLEAILFGGLFFLGLFHIFISVFYKKDPSALILGLLSMTVGLRLYSTGVRLFPDHFLLGPEVYLRVEFITWFMGMPMALHFLLSVFPVPFGKIFLKIGYIIAILFTLITLFTGSEIYSYLIVPSYFAFLLMGIVSLSVLAHAVWTGMVGARIYLTGFLFLLFFLGSEILFHAELLDSWELSGIGVGIFVLANAISLSSKLLSGFREREKIQEMLNVNLEELVRKRTRELEFARDEAEEANKAKTEFLINVDHEVRTPMNGIMGITQMLLESDLKPEHKEMLELLKRSGDAMMVILGSMIDASSIEKGTLFLLNRKFNLRAAIYEAAMRVEDRIRRKGIHFQVVVDENLPEAVEGDEERFKTMLLVLLENAEKFTKEGSIRLLAEKLGESNFQYRLRFQVEDTGIGIPEDKLGSIFNPFQQVDSGVTKPFQGAGLGLALCKALAQKMDGDILVKSIPHSGSVFILEIGLSKPEIQS comes from the coding sequence ATGAGAATTCTCACGGTCCGCATTTGTATCCTGGCCCTCGCCTTATTTTTCGGTTCTTTCTGTACTCCTTCTCCGCGTAAAGCTCCTATGCAGAACGGGGTCATGGACTGGGACCAGGCTAAAAACGGGAGAGGATGTTATCGGCTGGCGGGGGATTGGAAATTCGCCTGGCTGGGGGAGACTCCCGATCGAGGACTTCCCGGTAATCCGGAGAAATTCATCCTACAAACCGCTCCGGGAAGTTGGATCGGTGTGGATTGGTTCGGTACTTCCTTACCCAAATACGGAAAGGCTTTGTATCGAGTGGAATTGCATTCCAAGGATCCGGTGGAAAGTCTGCATCTTGTTTCTTACGATCAGGGAACCAATTACAGAATACTCTTCAATGGGGTTCCGATCACCGAGGTAGGAAAAGTGGGAGATCCTTCTCCGGATTCCTTGGCCTTACTGACGAGCTATACCATTCTTCCTGCCTGGCAAGGAAATGCGGTCTTGGATTTCGAAATCTCCAATTATTATTATAGAAAAGGAGGTCTCTGGAAGCCCCCCATCCTAGGACTACCCGATTGCGTGAACCGCTATTATATGGATCGAAGGGATTTGGAAGCGATCCTTTTCGGAGGACTTTTCTTTTTAGGCCTTTTTCATATCTTTATTTCGGTATTTTATAAAAAGGATCCTTCCGCTCTTATACTCGGATTATTATCCATGACGGTGGGGTTGAGATTGTATTCCACGGGAGTAAGACTCTTTCCCGATCATTTCCTTTTAGGGCCCGAAGTTTATCTGAGAGTGGAATTCATCACTTGGTTTATGGGAATGCCCATGGCCTTGCATTTTCTTCTTTCCGTTTTTCCGGTCCCCTTCGGAAAGATTTTCTTAAAAATCGGATATATAATCGCGATCCTCTTCACTCTAATCACCTTATTTACCGGTTCCGAAATCTATTCCTACCTGATTGTTCCTTCCTATTTCGCTTTTTTGCTCATGGGGATCGTTTCTCTTTCCGTTCTTGCCCACGCGGTATGGACGGGAATGGTGGGGGCACGGATCTATTTAACCGGATTTCTATTCCTTCTATTCTTCTTAGGAAGCGAGATACTATTTCACGCGGAACTCTTGGACTCCTGGGAGTTGAGCGGGATAGGAGTGGGAATATTCGTTTTAGCTAATGCGATTTCCCTTTCCAGTAAACTACTAAGCGGTTTCCGGGAGAGAGAAAAGATCCAAGAGATGTTGAACGTGAACTTGGAGGAATTAGTCAGAAAGCGCACTAGAGAATTGGAATTCGCCAGGGACGAAGCTGAAGAGGCCAATAAGGCAAAAACCGAATTCCTAATCAATGTGGACCACGAGGTTCGTACTCCCATGAATGGAATCATGGGAATCACCCAAATGCTTCTGGAGTCGGACTTAAAGCCGGAACATAAGGAAATGTTGGAACTCCTAAAAAGAAGCGGAGACGCGATGATGGTGATTCTCGGATCCATGATAGACGCCTCTAGCATAGAGAAAGGTACTCTTTTCCTACTGAACCGAAAATTCAATTTGAGGGCGGCTATTTACGAGGCCGCGATGCGTGTGGAAGATAGGATTCGTCGAAAGGGGATTCACTTCCAAGTGGTCGTAGACGAGAATTTACCGGAGGCAGTGGAAGGAGACGAGGAAAGATTCAAGACCATGCTTCTAGTTCTTTTAGAAAACGCGGAGAAATTCACGAAGGAAGGAAGTATTCGACTGCTGGCTGAAAAGTTGGGAGAGAGCAACTTCCAGTATAGGCTTCGCTTCCAGGTGGAGGATACCGGGATCGGAATCCCGGAGGATAAACTAGGATCTATCTTCAATCCTTTCCAACAAGTGGATTCGGGTGTAACTAAGCCCTTCCAGGGAGCCGGATTAGGACTCGCTCTTTGCAAGGCCTTGGCTCAGAAGATGGACGGGGATATCCTGGTGAAGAGCATTCCTCATAGCGGTTCCGTATTTATTCTGGAAATCGGTCTCTCTAAACCGGAAATCCAATCTTGA
- a CDS encoding chloride channel protein, translating to MDRVLAFFKNPAFVLSRKNPFMLSRWSILYVLLGIFAGLFSALFWKCLEFLTRLLSGFEGHYVILIMTFAGLLIGLLIHVLGEPGEISLVIDNIRFRGGKLDPKNNPSMALSSLLSISAGGSAGPEAPLVQVTGSIGSWFAEKLGLEGEELRSMTIAGMAAGFTSLFGSPLGGALFALEILQHRHVVEYYEALLPAFLSSCSAYFVFLFMTDIGIGPTWQFPQYVPGGIEDFQYAIVFGIAGALVGWVFYGVFQITKFSFSKIAAPIFVKTTIGGLLLGLIAFYEPLTRYFSHDQLNEIVVTKGTWVFFGTLALLKILSINITVSSGWRGGIIIPLFFLGAVSGRFLMDFFPTENESFLLICLMASVNASVTKTPISTTILLAGLTGVSNFTPVLFASLSGYFLSPKAPFIRSQADSV from the coding sequence ATGGACAGGGTTTTAGCCTTTTTTAAGAATCCAGCTTTCGTACTTTCCCGAAAGAATCCCTTTATGCTTTCCCGCTGGAGTATTCTTTACGTACTCTTGGGAATTTTTGCGGGTCTTTTCTCGGCGCTTTTTTGGAAATGCCTGGAATTCCTGACCAGATTACTTTCCGGCTTCGAAGGACATTATGTTATTCTAATCATGACTTTTGCGGGCCTATTGATCGGTCTCTTGATTCACGTATTGGGAGAGCCGGGAGAAATTTCCCTCGTGATCGATAATATCCGCTTCCGAGGCGGAAAACTGGATCCTAAGAACAATCCGTCCATGGCATTGTCCTCTCTTTTGAGTATTTCCGCAGGAGGAAGTGCGGGGCCCGAGGCTCCTTTGGTTCAGGTCACAGGATCGATAGGAAGTTGGTTCGCAGAAAAACTGGGCCTAGAAGGGGAAGAACTACGCTCCATGACCATCGCGGGCATGGCGGCCGGATTTACTTCCCTATTCGGTTCTCCTTTGGGAGGGGCCTTATTCGCGTTGGAGATCCTACAACACAGGCATGTCGTGGAATACTACGAGGCGCTTTTACCCGCGTTCTTATCCAGTTGCTCGGCCTATTTCGTTTTTCTATTCATGACCGATATAGGCATAGGACCCACCTGGCAGTTCCCTCAATATGTTCCGGGAGGGATAGAGGACTTTCAATACGCGATTGTGTTCGGAATTGCGGGAGCATTAGTGGGATGGGTCTTTTACGGAGTATTCCAGATCACTAAATTTTCTTTTTCTAAAATTGCCGCTCCTATCTTCGTAAAAACCACGATCGGAGGGTTGCTTTTAGGTCTGATCGCATTCTACGAGCCTCTTACGCGCTATTTCAGCCACGATCAATTGAATGAGATCGTCGTCACAAAAGGTACTTGGGTCTTTTTCGGGACTCTGGCTTTACTTAAGATTCTTTCCATCAATATCACCGTTTCCAGCGGTTGGAGGGGAGGGATCATCATTCCGCTCTTCTTCTTGGGAGCCGTTTCCGGAAGATTTCTCATGGATTTTTTTCCCACGGAAAACGAGTCCTTCCTATTGATTTGTCTCATGGCATCGGTTAACGCGTCCGTGACAAAGACTCCGATTAGCACCACCATTCTTCTCGCTGGATTGACGGGAGTCTCCAATTTCACTCCCGTATTATTCGCTTCTTTAAGCGGATACTTTCTTTCGCCTAAGGCTCCGTTTATCCGTTCCCAGGCCGACTCGGTTTGA
- the purM gene encoding phosphoribosylformylglycinamidine cyclo-ligase, translating to MEENISYKSAGVDTEAGQEFVKRIKQNVESTHGARVLGGLGGFSGAFDVSFLKNYKNPVLLTGTDGVGTKIELARLFDDHSTIGIDLVAMCANDILVSGGEPLFFLDYIACGKLKPARMESIVAGIVKGCRLSGAALLGGETAEHPGTMKEDEYDLAGFVVGAVEKEDMIDGSTIRPGDIVLGLDSSGPHSNGFSLIRKLYLKEGRKLPEDANVVSFLKEFGLRPTRIYVQSILDLVKKVEVKGMVHITGGGFYENIPRVLPDSVAVELNRENLPNNPFFERLKKDFPNLSEKELYSTFNMGVGYIAIVSKESEADAIRILEQKGEVVRKIGVVTERKNESVVFV from the coding sequence ATGGAAGAGAATATCAGCTATAAATCCGCCGGCGTAGATACCGAGGCCGGCCAAGAATTCGTAAAAAGAATCAAACAAAACGTAGAATCCACGCACGGAGCCAGGGTCCTGGGTGGACTCGGGGGATTCTCCGGAGCTTTCGACGTTTCCTTTCTCAAGAATTATAAAAATCCGGTACTACTCACCGGAACGGACGGTGTAGGAACTAAGATCGAACTCGCTCGTCTATTCGACGATCATAGCACCATCGGAATCGATTTGGTTGCGATGTGCGCAAACGATATCCTTGTCTCAGGCGGAGAGCCTCTATTCTTCTTGGATTATATCGCCTGCGGTAAATTGAAGCCTGCCAGAATGGAAAGTATCGTAGCCGGGATCGTAAAAGGTTGCAGGCTTTCCGGAGCAGCTTTACTCGGAGGGGAAACCGCGGAACACCCCGGAACCATGAAAGAGGACGAATACGATTTGGCCGGATTCGTGGTCGGAGCCGTGGAAAAAGAGGATATGATAGACGGATCTACGATTCGTCCCGGAGATATCGTCCTAGGTTTGGATTCTTCCGGACCGCATAGTAACGGCTTTTCTCTGATTCGTAAACTGTATCTGAAAGAGGGAAGAAAACTTCCCGAGGACGCGAACGTCGTTTCTTTTCTAAAGGAATTCGGTCTTCGTCCCACTCGTATTTATGTACAAAGCATTCTAGATCTCGTCAAGAAAGTGGAAGTCAAAGGGATGGTTCATATCACCGGCGGGGGTTTCTACGAGAATATTCCTAGGGTCCTTCCCGATTCCGTCGCCGTGGAACTCAATCGGGAGAATCTTCCCAATAATCCGTTCTTCGAAAGATTAAAAAAGGACTTTCCGAATCTTTCCGAGAAGGAACTCTATTCTACCTTTAATATGGGCGTGGGTTATATCGCGATCGTCTCGAAGGAATCCGAGGCCGATGCGATCCGGATTCTGGAACAAAAAGGCGAAGTGGTACGCAAAATCGGCGTAGTGACTGAGCGAAAAAATGAGTCGGTTGTATTCGTATAA
- the lsa19 gene encoding adhesin Lsa19 produces the protein MNFKSLSLPILACLIFSLTAACKPKVDETTDAVVTFIKGTATTEKSGSVLKPTDRVPESETVVTEKDAVLDLTTTLGTIRLLGGTEASVAALRADQNYIKVNEGNILVKVVKLNKNESISIDTPTVVAAVRGTQFWGRVNRADETGTFAVREGSVLITRKVDEARVLIKAGEAVDLSPDAKTLKTRSAAPGELAAMEQIDQMK, from the coding sequence ATGAATTTTAAATCCCTTTCCCTACCCATTTTGGCCTGTCTTATTTTTTCTCTAACGGCCGCATGTAAGCCGAAAGTAGACGAGACCACGGACGCGGTGGTGACCTTTATTAAGGGAACCGCTACGACCGAAAAATCCGGATCCGTTTTAAAGCCCACCGATCGGGTTCCGGAGTCCGAGACTGTGGTCACCGAAAAGGACGCGGTTTTGGACCTGACCACTACATTGGGAACTATCCGACTTTTGGGGGGAACGGAGGCGTCCGTCGCCGCCCTAAGAGCGGATCAGAATTACATAAAGGTAAACGAAGGCAATATCTTAGTCAAAGTCGTAAAGTTGAATAAGAACGAATCCATCTCCATCGACACTCCGACCGTAGTTGCGGCAGTTAGAGGCACGCAGTTCTGGGGTAGAGTGAATCGTGCGGATGAGACCGGAACCTTTGCAGTCAGAGAGGGAAGCGTTCTCATCACCCGCAAAGTGGACGAGGCTCGTGTTCTAATCAAAGCGGGAGAGGCGGTGGATCTTTCTCCCGATGCCAAGACCTTGAAAACCAGGTCCGCGGCTCCCGGCGAATTGGCTGCCATGGAACAGATCGACCAAATGAAATAG
- a CDS encoding glutamate racemase — MHSGEKVPKIGVMDSGMGGLSVLKELLALPYRAEFFYYGDLENAPYGERSSSDVLELTRNVCRFFLSRNVDAILLACNTATSAAARTLRNELEVPVFGMEPAIKPALSDRPGEKIALLATSVTHREEKLQGLKADLGAEDRILHLNCDGLASSVDRGDLDAARKILERILRIPMESGIRGLVLGCTHYIFLKHEIMSLYPEAILYDGNGGTVRHLVKSLGLDENPGVPSHSLFFSGNEKKERALALGTKLLELGLPSSPENR, encoded by the coding sequence ATGCATTCAGGAGAGAAGGTTCCGAAAATCGGAGTCATGGACTCGGGAATGGGCGGTCTTTCCGTCTTAAAAGAACTGCTCGCCCTCCCTTATAGGGCGGAGTTTTTTTATTACGGAGATTTGGAGAATGCTCCTTACGGAGAAAGATCCAGCTCCGACGTTTTGGAACTGACCCGAAACGTCTGTCGATTCTTTCTCTCGCGGAATGTGGACGCCATTCTTCTCGCATGCAATACCGCTACCTCGGCGGCGGCCAGGACTTTGAGAAACGAGTTGGAAGTTCCTGTCTTCGGTATGGAGCCTGCAATCAAACCCGCACTTTCGGATCGTCCCGGAGAGAAGATAGCGTTACTCGCCACTTCCGTTACCCATAGAGAGGAAAAATTGCAAGGTCTCAAGGCGGATTTGGGAGCGGAGGATCGCATACTTCATTTGAATTGCGACGGGCTTGCCTCTTCCGTAGACCGAGGAGACTTGGACGCTGCCAGAAAAATTCTGGAAAGAATCCTTAGAATTCCGATGGAATCTGGGATTCGAGGCCTCGTTTTGGGTTGTACGCATTATATTTTTCTAAAACATGAAATAATGAGCCTGTATCCGGAGGCGATCCTTTACGACGGGAACGGAGGGACGGTTCGGCACTTGGTCAAATCCTTGGGGCTCGACGAAAATCCCGGCGTTCCGAGTCATAGTCTATTCTTTTCGGGAAACGAGAAGAAGGAGAGGGCACTGGCTTTAGGGACAAAACTTCTGGAGCTAGGCCTGCCTTCCTCCCCGGAAAACAGGTAA
- a CDS encoding pyridoxal phosphate-dependent aminotransferase, with translation MRRNIVHSGADALIYEIRQIVAVAKKLEGLGVAITYENIGDPIQKGEKVAPWMKKIVSDLILEDRSWAYTATQGFEKTRKFLAEKVNERGGAQITSEDILFFNGLGDAVAKIFGFLRREARVLGPSPAYSTLSSAEAAHSGYEHMTYNLLPEHGWMPDLEDIENKVRYNDSIAGILLINPDNPTGAVYDKNVMSKIIAIAEKYDVMVICDETYAHVNYSETGTIHLSEVIGDKVPGMALRSISKEFPWPGGRCGWLEIFNKDKDPIFARYVKSLLDAKMLEVCSTTLPQMSIPEVYSHPEFIPHLKSRNEKFKRRAKIATEYFAGLKGVTVVEPKGAFYLTVAFDRGILNDKMTLPISNAKAEEFIKPLLQDSAADRRFVYYLLASAGICTVPLTSFCTDRDGFRVTLLEEDEDKFRWIYSTLRKSIEDYIRSA, from the coding sequence ATGAGAAGAAATATCGTTCATAGCGGTGCGGATGCTCTCATTTACGAGATCCGCCAAATCGTCGCGGTCGCCAAGAAACTGGAAGGTTTGGGCGTGGCCATCACTTACGAGAATATCGGGGACCCCATCCAAAAGGGAGAAAAAGTCGCCCCCTGGATGAAGAAGATCGTTTCGGATTTGATTCTGGAAGATCGCTCATGGGCGTACACCGCCACCCAAGGATTCGAGAAGACCCGTAAGTTTCTCGCGGAGAAGGTGAACGAAAGAGGAGGTGCCCAGATCACCTCCGAGGATATATTATTCTTCAACGGTTTAGGAGACGCAGTAGCTAAGATTTTCGGATTCCTAAGAAGAGAAGCTAGGGTCTTAGGCCCTAGTCCTGCATATTCCACTCTCTCTTCCGCAGAGGCGGCTCACTCCGGATACGAGCACATGACTTACAATCTGCTACCGGAGCACGGTTGGATGCCGGACCTGGAAGACATAGAAAATAAGGTCCGCTATAACGATTCGATCGCGGGGATTCTTCTCATCAACCCGGACAATCCGACAGGCGCAGTATATGATAAGAATGTAATGAGTAAGATCATCGCTATCGCCGAAAAATACGACGTTATGGTGATCTGCGATGAAACCTACGCTCACGTAAATTATTCCGAGACAGGGACCATTCATCTTTCCGAAGTGATCGGAGATAAGGTCCCAGGTATGGCGCTTCGTTCCATATCCAAGGAATTTCCTTGGCCGGGAGGAAGATGCGGCTGGTTGGAGATATTCAATAAGGACAAGGATCCGATTTTTGCAAGATATGTGAAATCCCTATTGGACGCTAAGATGCTGGAGGTATGCTCCACTACTCTTCCTCAGATGTCCATTCCGGAAGTGTATTCGCATCCCGAATTCATTCCTCATCTCAAATCCAGGAACGAGAAATTCAAACGAAGAGCTAAGATAGCCACGGAATATTTCGCTGGATTAAAAGGAGTCACCGTAGTGGAACCTAAGGGAGCGTTCTACTTAACCGTGGCGTTCGATCGAGGGATACTCAACGACAAAATGACTCTGCCGATTTCCAACGCGAAGGCGGAGGAATTCATTAAACCTCTATTGCAGGATTCGGCCGCCGACAGAAGATTCGTATATTATCTTTTGGCGTCTGCGGGAATTTGCACGGTTCCTTTGACTTCGTTCTGCACGGATCGAGACGGATTTAGAGTCACACTGTTGGAAGAGGACGAGGACAAATTCCGTTGGATCTATTCGACTCTCAGAAAAAGCATAGAGGACTATATCCGCTCCGCCTAA
- a CDS encoding S1C family serine protease: MRFKVPPIVLVNAGLLLLLLLVLILPGEGGLSSFFRGSKPLSYSDQKAGIELQNAFRNVYNSVKDSVVSIRTKKTEAITSPYQYFDYRTEKLSSFGSGFLIHEKGYIVTNFHVIQDAESIEVIASDGSVYPAKFVGSHERADIALLKIKEGSGLKPVSFGDSDKIEVGDWAIAIGSPFGLERSFSVGVVSAKYREDLDETGQTHIQTDSMINPGSSGGPLLNIYGEVIGINRLIRSDTGRNTGIGFAIPMNFGKKIIQLIQENKGRIIRPATLGVMATVPLPDHRKALGIANDWTGVLVYDMDPGSSAESSGLKRYDFIMEANGVKVKNINDLREQVGIVGLGGRLKLRIFRERSLQDLTVRLVQK; this comes from the coding sequence ATGAGATTCAAGGTCCCTCCGATCGTCCTAGTTAACGCAGGACTTTTACTTTTATTACTGCTTGTCCTGATTCTTCCGGGGGAGGGAGGATTGTCCTCCTTTTTCCGAGGGAGCAAACCCCTAAGCTATTCGGACCAAAAAGCCGGGATAGAACTGCAAAATGCGTTTCGAAACGTTTATAATTCCGTAAAAGACTCCGTAGTGTCCATCCGTACCAAAAAGACGGAAGCGATCACGAGTCCCTACCAGTATTTCGATTATCGCACGGAAAAATTGTCCTCCTTCGGCAGCGGTTTTCTCATCCACGAAAAAGGTTATATCGTCACGAATTTTCACGTGATCCAGGACGCGGAAAGCATAGAGGTGATCGCCTCGGACGGGAGCGTATATCCCGCTAAATTCGTAGGAAGTCACGAGAGAGCCGATATCGCCCTTCTTAAAATCAAAGAGGGTAGCGGACTAAAGCCGGTCTCTTTCGGGGACTCGGACAAGATAGAAGTGGGAGACTGGGCCATAGCGATCGGTTCTCCCTTCGGACTAGAGAGATCCTTCTCCGTAGGAGTCGTTTCCGCAAAATACAGGGAGGATCTGGACGAGACAGGCCAAACCCATATCCAGACGGACAGCATGATCAACCCCGGTTCTAGTGGAGGGCCTCTTCTGAATATTTACGGAGAGGTGATCGGCATCAATAGACTGATTCGAAGCGATACCGGCAGAAACACAGGGATAGGCTTCGCGATTCCTATGAACTTCGGTAAGAAGATCATCCAACTCATCCAGGAGAACAAGGGCAGAATCATCCGTCCCGCCACTCTCGGAGTCATGGCGACCGTCCCTTTACCGGACCACCGAAAGGCATTGGGGATCGCGAACGATTGGACCGGGGTCCTTGTCTACGATATGGATCCGGGTTCCTCGGCGGAAAGCTCCGGATTGAAGAGATACGATTTCATTATGGAAGCGAACGGAGTCAAAGTCAAAAATATTAATGATCTAAGGGAGCAGGTCGGAATAGTGGGACTAGGCGGCAGGCTCAAACTCCGGATTTTCAGAGAAAGAAGTCTGCAAGACCTCACCGTCCGACTCGTACAAAAATAA
- a CDS encoding aminopeptidase — translation MRTNSTHPLPIRGNRRLRFYSPLLHFPIFLFFLFGTEGCLPYLFHLGKEQTKILLQRRPIEEVLSDETVSESVKNKLKEVERIREFGIDTLALSPKGGFKSFVQLDREAIGWHVTACHPLRFESYTWWFPIAGTVPYKGFFSLEKAKEEEAYLKKEGWDTRVRITAGYSTLGWFEDPLFSSQLYEDPGDLSSIVIHEMAHATVYFPGDSQFNESYASFVEDEGSDLYVLKEKGPKFLEERKKSEAERELYKKSIIETANLLKAVYSKGGTEEEILKRKKEILSGFKERLRKESWSKINGKKLAERDWNNEDFVGMLRYHSGSEFFRKKFEAVGKDFGKFHEEMRKLVSLSPEERKSLLDNKSPGS, via the coding sequence ATGCGAACGAACTCTACCCATCCTCTCCCGATTCGGGGGAATCGTCGACTCCGATTCTATTCTCCCCTTTTGCATTTCCCGATTTTCCTATTTTTCCTATTCGGAACCGAAGGTTGTCTCCCGTATCTATTCCATTTAGGAAAGGAGCAGACCAAAATCCTCCTACAAAGAAGACCGATAGAGGAAGTCCTCTCCGATGAAACGGTTTCCGAATCGGTGAAAAATAAATTGAAGGAAGTGGAAAGAATCCGGGAATTCGGAATAGATACTTTGGCCCTTTCTCCCAAAGGGGGGTTCAAAAGTTTCGTACAATTGGATCGGGAGGCGATAGGCTGGCATGTCACCGCCTGTCATCCCCTACGTTTCGAATCTTATACATGGTGGTTTCCGATCGCCGGAACCGTGCCTTACAAGGGCTTCTTTTCCTTAGAGAAAGCGAAGGAAGAAGAGGCTTATTTGAAAAAAGAAGGATGGGACACGAGGGTGAGAATCACCGCGGGATATTCCACCTTAGGATGGTTCGAGGATCCTCTTTTTTCCTCCCAATTGTACGAGGATCCGGGCGATCTATCTTCCATCGTTATCCATGAAATGGCCCATGCCACCGTATATTTTCCGGGAGACAGCCAATTCAACGAGAGCTATGCGAGCTTCGTTGAGGACGAGGGTTCTGATTTGTACGTTCTAAAGGAGAAGGGACCGAAATTTCTGGAAGAAAGGAAAAAATCAGAAGCGGAACGGGAATTATATAAGAAATCCATCATAGAAACGGCGAATCTTCTAAAAGCGGTCTATTCCAAGGGAGGAACCGAAGAGGAAATTCTAAAACGCAAGAAGGAAATCCTCTCAGGATTCAAAGAAAGATTACGCAAAGAATCTTGGAGCAAAATCAACGGAAAGAAATTGGCCGAAAGGGATTGGAATAACGAGGACTTCGTCGGGATGCTTAGATACCATTCCGGAAGCGAATTCTTCCGGAAAAAGTTCGAGGCGGTTGGAAAAGATTTCGGGAAATTCCACGAAGAAATGAGAAAACTCGTCTCTCTTTCTCCGGAGGAAAGGAAATCCCTATTGGACAATAAGTCGCCAGGATCCTGA